From one Culex quinquefasciatus strain JHB chromosome 3, VPISU_Cqui_1.0_pri_paternal, whole genome shotgun sequence genomic stretch:
- the LOC119770314 gene encoding uncharacterized protein LOC119770314: MTSQVVESVRTFADLRLAQDVGGIPLQKITRLSLNSLRRQETDLEVYEFLFNRAVQHFELFEFESEVCDVVLPELVKHLCKLESELKDQALSCFLDDNLKSLLGLANIMLKFLEHVASQAQVYQVYGTVLVFMDFLVRAFAVVAQKKPGIEADTPERTSIEQLAAACRSLQIKMVSMVAAFNGTGYYFQHLDVEQEFDCLKNVIICFGKIGCTTIQIDLIDAKHAWQAILVLSTKHLKYIAQNDTCWLHELILSMNDEIDKLLKSLVANANAGQIELKTLKFLNLMLQLMLRLLRSIKLEELDCFGQLLDTIVSISKALLAQSLEKEAVEAIRSNLKVGYMSLIGMSFRTSSFAKALAACRYESWEELAGYFEIVIEVISKLLAEDSNSPAINLYMSKTNLLSACIEHLPKAHVLINKQESLYQKLITHLAGFVLQCARKPPKSRQKLLEETLVRMILQDSFWVGVAGLDIWNAFLRLTEPDLHWQYFRFWKTINDQFPVFSTQPRVVFVRRLLRNMFVFMPPRMQRRARDEFPGTVNCKLWIAVELKNAGEDMFRPAKIEEFGVKVRDGLTSAAAYDLMHTLTLACTTSDRRVLETTARNVGGLLKSVSVKNLIDPNLTTLICVFLRLATHLKRHGCCPQEFDKFVRTTILSNCKSLELAAKLNALHVIDKQPKTSDDHQLLTNLSNDSNPIVKSIATLKSQQPRKTSQTNVPFNVSRLTHQQAQPTHEHLCSGPPEPTLNLTQHISDVIDDMFPDEEELVLSVHRLDGGDPAAKRIKLDEEGDRQVVADAIAEIRRQVEILERMERLISPGQRRDVRVIGESLGRIAGQDR, translated from the exons ATGACCTCGCAGGTGGTGGAAAGCGTGCGAACCTTCGCGGATCTGCGGCTGGCGCAGGACGTTGGGGGGATTCCGCTGCAGAAAATTACGCGACTATCGCTGAACAGCTTGCGCCGACAGGAAACGGATCTGGAGGTTTACGAGTTTCTGTTCAACCGGGCCGTGCAGCATTTTGAGCTGTTCGAGTTTGAGAGTGAGGTGTGCGACGTGGTACTGCCGGAGCTGGTCAAGCATTTGTGCAAG CTCGAGTCCGAATTGAAAGATCAAGCCCTATCATGCTTTCTGGACGATAATCTCAAGTCGCTGCTGGGGTTGGCCAACATAATGTTGAAATTTCTGGAGCACGTCGCAAGTCAGGCGCAGGTGTATCAGGTGTACGGCACGGTGCTTGTGTTTATGGACTTTCTCGTGCGTGCCTTTGCCGTCGTTGCCCAGAAGAAACCGGGCATTGAGGCGGACACTCCAGAGCGAACTAGTATCGAACAGTTGGCGGCCGCGTGTCGTTCGCTGCAGATTAAGATGGTCAGCATGGTGGCGGCGTTCAACGGAACCGGCTACTACTTTCAACATCTGGACGTTGAGCAGGAGTTTGACTGCTTGAAGAACG TTATCATCTGTTTCGGCAAAATAGGCTGCACGACAATCCAAATAGATTTGATCGACGCCAAGCACGCCTGGCAGGCCATCCTGGTTCTCTCGACGAAACATTTGAAATATATTGCGCAGAACGATACCTGCTGGCTACACGAGCTCATACTCAGCATGAACGACGAGATTGACAAACTTTTGAAGTCGCTCGTGGCGAACGCCAACGCCGGTCAAATTGAactgaaaacactcaaatttctCAACTTGATGCTTCAGCTTATGCTGCGACTGTTGCGTTCGATAAAGCTGGAAGAACTAGACTGCTTCGGGCAGCTTTTGGACACTATCGTAAGCATCTCGAAAGCTCTGCTTGCACAATCTTTGGAAAAGGAAGCGGTCGAAGCGATTCGAAGCAACTTGAAGGTCGGTTACATGAGTCTCATCGGGATGAGTTTCCGAACTTCTAGTTTCGCCAAG GCCCTCGCTGCTTGCCGTTACGAATCGTGGGAAGAACTTGCCGGTTATTTCGAAATCGTAATCGAGGTTATTTCGAAGCTACTCGCAGAAGACTCCAACAGCCCAGCCATCAATCTGTACATGTCCAAAACCAACCTGCTTTCAGCCTGCATCGAACACCTCCCAAAGGCTCACGTGCTCATCAACAAGCAAGAATCTCTGTACCAGAAACTTATCACCCACCTCGCCGGCTTCGTCCTGCAGTGCGCCCGAAAACCACCCAAAAGCCGTCAAAAGCTGCTCGAAGAAACGCTCGTTCGGATGATCCTCCAGGATTCGTTCTGGGTTGGCGTTGCCGGACTGGACATCTGGAACGCCTTCCTCCGGCTCACCGAGCCCGACCTTCACTGGCAGTACTTCCGCTTCTGGAAGACCATCAACGACCAGTTCCCGGTGTTTTCCACCCAACCGAGGGTTGTTTTCGTGCGGCGGTTGCTGCGCAACATGTTCGTCTTTATGCCACCGCGGATGCAGCGAAGAGCTCGCGACGAATTTCCTGGAACGGTGAACTGCAAACTTTGGATCGCAGTTGAGTTGAAGAACGCTGGCGAGGATATGTTCCGACCCGCGAAGATTGAGGAGTTTGGGGTGAAAGTTCGGGACGGATTGACTAGCGCCGCAGCGTACGATCTGATGCACACGTTGACGTTGGCTTGCACGACTAGCGATAGGAGGGTCCTGGAAACGACAGCCAGAAATGTTGGTGGGCTGCTCAAGTCAGTTTCCGTGAAGAACCTGATAGATCCAAACCTTACGACTCTAATCTGCGTTTTTCTACGTTTGGCGACACATTTGAAGCGACATGGGTGCTGTCCCCAAGAATTCGACAAATTCGTAAGAACAACAATTTTGAGCAACTGCAAATCACTTGAATTGGCCGCAAAGCTAAACGCCCTTCACGTAATTGACAAGCAACCCAAAACCAGCGACGACCACCAACTTCTTACAAATCTATCCAACGATTCAAACCCAATAGTCAAATCCATCGCGACACTTAAATCTCAACAACCCCGAAAAACTTCCCAAACCAACGTGCCATTCAACGTTTCACGCTTGACGCACCAGCAAGCACAACCCACCCACGAACATCTCTGCTCCGGGCCACCCGAACCAACCCTCAACCTAACGCAGCACATTAGCGACGTAATCGACGACATGTTTCCCGACGAGGAAGAACTGGTCCTGTCGGTGCATCGACTAGATGGCGGCGATCCCGCGGCGAAGCGGATCAAGCTGGACGAAGAAGGTGACCGGCAGGTGGTGGCGGATGCGATTGCGGAAATTCGACGGCAAGTGGAGATTTTGGAAAGGATGGAGCGACTGATTTCGCCGGGACAGCGAAGGGACGTGAGGGTGATCGGGGAGAGTTTGGGGAGGATTGCGGGACAGGATCGGTGA
- the LOC6050486 gene encoding WD repeat-containing protein 89 codes for MFDDPQSSDEESPVPDADSCDPQQLQSRFKSSVRSHSEVAISLKRTCGLYLSLSCDSRKLAVGSSRKELQLYQLAENGDLLVESADFDKFKSPIRGVRFFNGDPNLLMACTEEGVVSLYDLRLGKSVFGFEDGSEGPRKTMTTFDVNQNDRALCASTEVQKGGDSFLLFFDIRERKFLGSYWECHSEDITNVRFHPSNPDLLVSGSVDGLINVFDISQPTEDDAMQYCFNVDTAIESLNWHRNPGTGKDWVSCVTTTNGFQLYDVESQDPEVEFDREKITEFICRKSSIDCNVVGAYNEGDGALTLLAGSNYNKGECLRSLRYSDKSFQPFQNFLHNKQIVRASVYSEKENALITTGESGLITVWSCGQDTEQETTEGSIANKLKQKATIGKRAKPY; via the exons ATGTTTGACG ATCCCCAAAGCTCGGACGAGGAATCTCCCGTCCCCGACGCGGACTCGTGCGACCCGCAGCAGCTGCAATCCCGCTTTAAATCCTCCGTCCGGTCCCACTCGGAGGTGGCCATCTCGCTGAAGCGAACCTGCGGCCTGTATCTGTCCCTTTCCTGCGACTCGCGCAAACTGGCCGTTGGTTCGTCCCGCAAGGAGCTTCAGCTGTACCAACTGGCCGAAAACGGTGACCTGCTGGTGGAGAGCGCCGACTTTGACAAGTTTAAGAGTCCCATTCGGGGGGTTCGGTTCTTCAACGGCGATCCGAACTTGTTGATGGCCTGCACCGAGGAAGGGGTGGTTAGTTTGTACGATTTAAGGTTGGGTAAGAGCGTGTTTGGGTTTGAGGATGGTTCCGAGGGGCCAAGGAAAACGATGACCACGTTCGACGTGAATCAGAACGATCGCGCGTTGTGCGCGTCTACGGAGGTGCAAAAGGGCGGAGATAGTTTTCTGCTGTTCTTCGACATCCGGGAGAGGAAGTTTCTTGGGTCGTACTGGGAGTGCCACAGCGAGGACATTACAAACGTGCGGTTTCATCCGAGCAATCCGGACCTGCTGGTCAGCGGAAGCGTGGACGGGTTGATCAACGTGTTTGACATTTCTCAGCCGACGGAAGATGACGCGATGCAGTACTGCTTCAACGTGGACACGGCCATTGAGTCGCTGAACTGGCATCGGAATCCGGGAACGGGGAAAGACTGGGTGTCCTGCGTGACGACGACCAACGGGTTTCAGCTGTACGACGTGGAGAGTCAGGACCCTGAGGTGGAGTTTGATCGCGAGAAGATTACGGAGTTTATCTGTAGAAAGTCGTCGATCGATTGCAACGTCGTTGGGGCGTACAACGAAGGTGATGGAGCGTTGACATTGCTAGCAGGGTCGAACTACAATAAAGG TGAATGTCTCCGTTCGCTTCGGTACTCCGACAAAAGCTTCCAGCCGTTCCAAAACTTCCTACACAACAAGCAAATCGTTCGGGCCAGCGTGTACAGCGAAAAG GAAAACGCACTGATAACAACCGGCGAAAGTGGACTGATCACGGTGTGGAGTTGCGGCCAAGACACGGAACAGGAAACGACGGAGGGTAGCATCGCGAATAAGCTCAAGCAAAAGGCCACCATCGGCAAGCGCGCCAAGCCGTATTAA
- the LOC6050487 gene encoding calcium and integrin-binding protein 1 produces MGAKESSLLSAEQLEDYAELTYLTKWEILLIMDKFLPLEPDEIRKDLHRRIPNRKIMEAFPQLKFNPFRDRIFEVFSSGGDTRCSFEDVLDLFSVMSDRCPHRVKAAWAFRVFDVDNDRQISADDIVALCDRLVGTDPGLHRDEKACIAEVILEEMDLQKNGSLGEFDFIHAIAKVPEFYHSFSFRP; encoded by the exons ATGGGCGCCAAAGAGAGCAGTCTGCTGTCGGCGGAACAGCTGGAGGATTACGCCGAGCTAACGTACCTCACCAAGTGGGAGATTCTGTTGATTATGGACAAGTTTTTGCCGCTCGAGCCGGATGAGATAAGGAAGGATCTGCACCGGAGGATACCAAACAGGAAGATTATGGAGGCGTTTCCGCAGTTGAAG TTCAACCCGTTCCGGGACCGCATCTTCGAGGTGTTTTCCTCCGGTGGCGACACGCGCTGCTCCTTCGAGGACGTGCTCGATCTGTTCAGCGTCATGTCCGACCGGTGCCCGCACCGGGTGAAGGCTGCCTGGGCCTTCCGGGTATTTGACGTGGACAACGACCGCCAGATCAGCGCCGACGACATCGTGGCGCTGTGTGACCGTCTCGTCGGAACCGATCCCGGCCTGCACCGCGACGAAAAGGCCTGCATCGCCGAGGTG ATTCTAGAAGAAATGGACCTGCAGAAAAACGGCAGTTTGGGCGAATTTGACTTCATTCACGCGATCGCCAAGGTGCCGGAATTTTATCACTCCTTCTCTTTTCGACCGTAG
- the LOC6050488 gene encoding mitochondrial thiamine pyrophosphate carrier, translating into MDRDKDDKSSNTGIAGGFAACVTRFICQPLDVLKIRFQLQVEPLSEDHMTSKYRTIVQSTRLVYQEEGLRAFWKGHNPAQVLSIIYGVSQFSSYEHCNALLRRFATFEEHHNVRNFMCGALSGTVATVITLPLDVVRTRLISQDRNRGYKNSIQGLRMIYMQEGIRGMYRGLSPSVLQIAPLTGGQFMFYNIFGSLFRKYFKSEATVKGEPLPAIELLICGGLAGICTKLMVYPLDLAKKRMQIQGFAKSRQTFGRHFVCGSMANCMYNIVKQEGFVGLYKGLHPALLKACFMSAFYFAIYDEMVWILNH; encoded by the coding sequence ATGGACCGCGACAAGGATGACAAGTCTTCAAACACCGGAATCGCGGGTGGATTCGCGGCCTGCGTGACCCGTTTCATCTGCCAGCCGTTGGATGTGCTGAAAATTCGCTTTCAATTGCAAGTGGAACCGCTTAGTGAGGATCACATGACGTCCAAGTACCGCACGATTGTGCAATCGACCCGGCTAGTGTATCAGGAGGAAGGTCTACGCGCTTTCTGGAAGGGCCACAATCCGGCCCAGGTGCTCTCAATTATCTACGGCGTCTCGCAGTTTAGCTCTTATGAACACTGTAACGCTCTGCTGCGAAGATTTGCGACCTTCGAGGAACACCACAACGTGCGAAACTTCATGTGCGGTGCCCTGAGCGGAACCGTGGCCACTGTGATTACGCTGCCGCTCGATGTCGTTCGGACACGGCTCATCTCTCAAGACAGAAACCGCGGGTACAAAAACTCCATTCAAGGTCTCCGAATGATCTACATGCAGGAAGGAATTCGCGGAATGTACCGAGGATTGAGTCCCAGTGTGCTGCAAATAGCCCCGCTAACGGGTGGTCAATTCATGTTCTACAACATTTTCGGAAGTCTCTTCcggaagtacttcaaaagtgaaGCCACCGTCAAGGGAGAACCACTGCCCGCGATAGAGCTGCTCATCTGCGGCGGCCTAGCCGGAATCTGCACCAAACTGATGGTCTATCCGCTGGATTTGGCCAAGAAGCGAATGCAGATCCAGGGCTTCGCCAAGAGCCGACAAACGTTTGGGCGGCACTTTGTGTGCGGCAGCATGGCCAATTGTATGTACAACATCGTCAAGCAGGAGGGTTTCGTGGGCCTGTACAAGGGACTGCATCCGGCGTTACTGAAGGCGTGCTTCATGTCGGCGTTCTACTTTGCGATCTACGACGAAATGGTGTGGATCCTGAACCACTGA
- the LOC6036285 gene encoding serine-rich adhesin for platelets codes for MITKSARLNLSNNESFADVSAVSTCGRSEVDTNSSEPSNEEVRDTSAAVLVDSVYIENKIKSLLSQEDHESSSKEATSAQEAKELVKPTPIGGILMAEDSCNAVDNKISSDDAGSNELAPEELSFNGKIKSLNEDNGSRGESTTNSKVNREKLNESFELLTKENSSLMHYNNEKSPDLFADDDDEEEEYEPSKSDPEDVEEDKSFNVSVTGNASAMSQVDQIERAILKRLQASLSGVLPPPSLTYSRIDVDRMITLYRENEANFCYRETDAAKEVEVAESTTGSLNKPTHSMAELRQTEWPQLLQLRAHGVCYNRSTDTEKIELLGLKYIDRYIGSETGSTFNVPRSPSSAKKRNQRFKMLNQSPGSRLSHLARRRAVFSSANLLNTSHGSASAASSSSSQPSAFRLCNRQILLDPKKSNNRRKNKGRTPKRRTPGRRKTPRRKTPGSSAKKRATLSLPVAKPALSTVSRETSKRALFQSPPNEAKASTSTTISSATASRVQKSKRALFSPPKRALRFSSVTGSRPDLSVKESLLSSSSQRYGSTNNIDTLPDSGLRNLSTGESIDLGESSAAGKRRREDDPFGEARSGKMPRIDSSASINEEDLTPRSLKMARSQSFCVGSRNLSTKSASETSFCGRSLFRANSEVGFPDSNPARPVTVLTENHKKKLLWAVSQALQSKQISVKHEQFKTYASNLARVVKRLFLEFNDQTVASTSEKLLRLANKNVFDVIQGRTVDDIYQREKTRLLNARNHTKLQGYIAPEEYEQRKQLMRRSTSTSTLLSESSSVAADGSQQLLLSQSSVFSQSSEFLNQLSQTTTVAAAAASVLRENIDSELRQKSSAQKQVSFSGKDQKNLSPYADQKGAGSHAKAKLLVGGGATPSILKAKRQISFE; via the exons ATGATTACAAAAAGCGCTAGACTGAACTTGAGCAACAACGAATCGTTTGCGGACGTGTCGGCG GTCTCAACCTGCGGTCGTTCCGAAGTGGACACGAATTCATCGGAGCCGTCCAACGAAGAAGTTCGGGACACTTCTGCTGCCGTGCTGGTAGATTCTGTTtacattgaaaacaaaattaagagTCTGCTCAGCCAGGAGGATCACGAAAGTTCGTCGAAAGAGGCAACAAGTGCTCAAGAAGCAAAGGAATTGGTGAAGCCGACCCCGATCGGTGGTATCCTGATGGCGGAGGATAGCTGTAACGCCGTGGATAATAAGATTTCATCGGATGACGCGGGGAGCAACGAGCTGGCTCCGGAGGAACTTTCGTTTAATGGGAAGATTAAGAGTTTGAATGAGGACAATGGCTCGCGGGGCGAGTCAACGACCAACTCGAAGGTTAACCGGGAAAAGCTGAACGAGTCGTTCGAACTGCTGACGAAGGAGAACAGTTCTCtgatgcactacaacaacgaaAAGTCTCCGGATCTTTTTGCGGACGACGATGACGAGGAGGAGGAGTATGAACCTTCCAAGTCGGACCCGGAAGACGTCGAGGAGGACAAGTCGTTCAACGTGTCCGTCACGGGCAATGCGAGCGCGATGAGTCAAGTGGACCAGATCGAGCGCGCAATTTTGAAGCGCTTGCAGGCGTCTCTGTCGGGAGTGTTGCCTCCGCCGTCGTTGACCTACTCCCGCATCGATGTGGACCGGATGATTACGTTGTACAGGGAGAACGAGGCGAACTTTTGCTATCGTGAGACTGATGCAGCGAAGGAGGTTGAAGTTGCGGAGTCCACCACCGGGAGTCTGAACAAGCCAACCCACTCGATGGCCGAACTGCGGCAGACGGAGTGGCCACAGCTGCTGCAGTTGCGTGCACACGGCGTTTGCTACAACCGGTCCACCGATACGGAGAAGATCGAGTTGCTCGGGCTGAAGTATATCGATCGCTACATTGGGTCGGAAACGGGGTCGACGTTCAATGTGCCGCGGTCACCGTCCAGCGCCAAGAAGCGCAACCAGCGATTTAA AATGTTGAACCAATCTCCGGGAAGTCGGTTAAGCCATCTGGCTCGTCGTCGCGCCGTCTTTTCCTCGGCCAACCTGCTCAACACGTCGCACGGGTCGGCGTCAGCGGCCTCCTCGTCATCCAGTCAACCGTCCGCGTTCCGTTTGTGCAATAGACAGATTCTACTCGATCCAAA GAAATCCAACAATCGTCGTAAAAATAAGGGTCGCACCCCAAAACGGCGCACGCCCGGTCGTCGAAAGACTCCACGCCGGAAAACACCCGGTTCATCAGCCAAGAAGCGTGCCACGTTGAGCCTCCCAGTCGCCAAACCTGCCCTCTCAACCGTCAGCCGGGAAACCTCCAAGCGGGCTCTCTTCCAGAGTCCTCCCAACGAAGCGAAGGCGTCTACCTCCACAACCATAAGTTCGGCCACCGCAAGTCGAGTACAGAAATCGAAACGGGCACTCTTCTCTCCGCCGAAGCGCGCCCTCCGATTCTCCTCCGTAACCGGCTCGCGGCCGGACCTGTCCGTGAAAGAATCGCTGCTCTCGTCCTCGTCCCAGCGGTACGGTTCCACCAACAACATCGACACGCTGCCTGATTCCGGGCTGCGAAACCTCTCTACCGGAGAGTCGATTGATCTCGGCGAATCGTCGGCTGCCGGCAAGCGGAGACGCGAAGATGACCCATTCGGCGAGGCGCGGTCCGGAAAGATGCCCCGGATAGACTCGTCCGCGTCCATCAACGAAGAGGACTTGACGCCGCGCTCGCTGAAGATGGCCCGCAGCCAGAGCTTCTGCGTGGGCTCGCGCAATCTGAGCACAAAGAGTGCGTCCGAGACGAGCTTCTGCGGGCGGTCACTGTTCCGCGCCAACTCGGAGGTTGGCTTTCCGGACTCGAATCCGGCACGGCCCGTCACGGTGCTGACGGAGAACCACAAAAAG AAACTTCTCTGGGCGGTTTCGCAAGCGTTGCAATCCAAGCAGATCTCGGTCAAGCACGAACAGTTCAAGACGTACGCGTCGAACCTGGCACGTGTGGTGAAGCGGTTGTTCCTCGAGTTCAACGACCAGACCGTGGCCAGCACCAGTGAAAAGCTGTTACG GTTGGCCAACAAGAACGTGTTCGACGTGATCCAGGGCCGCACCGTCGACGACATCTACCAGCGCGAAAAGACCCGCCTCCTGAACGCCCGCAACCACACCAAACTCCAGGGTTACATCGCCCCGGAAGAGTACGAACAGCGCAAGCAGCTGATGCGACGCAGCACCTCGACCTCGACGCTCCTCTCGGAGTCCAGCTCGGTCGCCGCCGACGGCAGCCAGCAGCTTCTGCTCAGCCAGAGTTCCGTTTTCTCGCAGAGTTCCGAGTTTCTGAACCAACTGTCGCAGACGAcgacggtggcggcggcggcggcctcGGTTCTGCGGGAGAACATTGACAGCGAGTTGCGGCAAAAGTCGTCCGCCCAGAAGCAGGTTTCGTTTTCCGGTAAGGACCAGAAGAACCTTAGTCCGTACGCGGATCAGAAGGGTGCGGGTTCGCACGCCAAGGCGAAGCTTCTGGTGGGTGGAGGGGCCACGCCGAGCATTCTGAAGGCGAAGCGGCAGATTTCGTTCGAGTGA